The Sesamum indicum cultivar Zhongzhi No. 13 linkage group LG6, S_indicum_v1.0, whole genome shotgun sequence genome has a segment encoding these proteins:
- the LOC105165636 gene encoding F-box/kelch-repeat protein OR23 — MAPPSSFEDFGIQTLTLTLIPGLPNDLGALILAFVPYSHHSRLKSTCRSWRRFFSSKALISLRQNYVVAPQLLCIFPQDPSISSPYLFDPKNLSWCPLPPMPCNPHVYGLSNFISVSVGPHLYVLGGSLFDTRSFPLDRPSPSSSAFRFDFATFSWESLSPMITPRGSFACAAVPGCGKIVVAGGGSRHTMFGAAGSRMSSVEMYDIVKDEWVALDGLPRFRAGCVGFFLGREFWVMGGYGESRTVSGVFPVDEYYRDAVVMELKNGGRWRELGDMWEEGERRRLGKIVVVDDGSWDSPGIFMLDRGEIFRYDMTSNRWAKESCVPRKASDDASVGFVALDGELHLLTLLSVNDSADGRRSRQHKRPTTLLVQIYHPRKRTWRSLIAKPPFHQPLDFRTAVMCTIRL; from the exons ATGGCGCCTCCATCGTCGTTTGAGGATTTTGGAATacaaaccctaaccctaaccctaatcCCAGGCCTCCCGAATGATTTAGGAGCATTGATTCTGGCATTTGTTCCGTACTCTCATCACTCCCGCCTCAAATCCACCTGCAGATCATGGAGACGTTTCTTCTCCTCGAAGGCCCTGATTTCTCTTCGCCAGAATTACGTTGTCGCGCCGCAACTGCTGTGTATTTTCCCCCAAGACCCTTCAATTTCGTCGCCGTATTTGTTTGACCCCAAAAATTTATCGTGGTGCCCCCTTCCACCCATGCCCTGCAACCCCCATGTTTATGGGCTCTCTAATTTTATCTCTGTTTCAGTAGGCCCCCACCTTTATGTTCTTGGTGGGTCCCTGTTCGATACCCGGTCGTTTCCGCTTGATCGCCCCTCTCCCTCTTCCTCTGCATTTCGTTTTGATTTTGCTACTTTCTCTTGGGAATCATTGTCTCCCATGATCACCCCACGTGGCAGTTTTGCATGCGCTGCGGTGCCCGGATGCGGGAAGATTGTGGTGGCAGGTGGCGGGTCCCGGCACACGATGTTTGGTGCCGCGGGAAGTAGGATGAGCTCCGTGGAGATGTATGATATAGTGAAGGATGAGTGGGTGGCGTTGGATGGCTTGCCTAGGTTTCGAGCTGGGTGCGTTGGGTTCTTTCTTGGAAGGGAGTTTTGGGTTATGGGGGGTTATGGGGAGTCGAGGACTGTGTCAGGCGTTTTTCCCGTGGATGAATATTATAGGGATGCAGTGGTGATGGAATTGAAAAATGGGGGCAGATGGAGGGAGCTTGGAGATATGTGGGAGGAAGGGGAGAGGAGGAGGCTGGGGAAAATTGTTGTGGTTGATGATGGCAGCTGGGATAGTCCTGGGATATTCATGCTGGACAGGGGTGAAATATTCAG GTATGATATGACCTCGAATCGTTGGGCAAAGGAGAGTTGTGTGCCAAGAAAGGCCTCTGATGATGCATCAGTTGGGTTTGTTGCTTTAGACGGGGAGCTGCACTTACTCACCCTTCTAAGTGTGAACGACTCAGCAGATGGCCGACGATCACGTCAACATAAGAGGCCAACAACACTGCTGGTACAGATATATCATCCTAGGAA